The Alligator mississippiensis isolate rAllMis1 chromosome 8, rAllMis1, whole genome shotgun sequence genomic sequence ctcccatggctggggtCTCACTGTACTGGGTATCCCAGGCTCCTCTGATCCCTGCAGGCGGGGCCCGTGCATGTCGGAGGCTGCAAGTTCTGTTTGTTCGCTGCATTAAACCTCGTTACTGACTGTTGTCGCGGGCTCGTCTACAACGGCTGGGCCCtcggcccccagcccctgcaccagccctgggcgcGGGGGGCTGCAGGGACCCCACTGCTGAGGCTGGGGCGGCTCCTAAGCACCCCACCACCTCCTGCTCTCAGCAAGAGGCACTGACAAGTGCACAGCGCGGAGATGCAAATCGCCCAGAACGGATCGGTGCCCCTTTTCCTTCTGGGACTTTATTGAGAAGACCGCGTTCAGCGTGGTCGATGCCCAGCTGCGGGCAGCACTGCATGCTCAGACCCTTTGAACCTGACACATTTTTGGCACAGACTATGCCCCAGTCGTGGCATGGGACCAGCTGCACCCTGTCCCCACCCGGTGCCGGGGAGCATGCACTGAGCTCTGGAGCAGCTGCCGGGTCGGACACTTAATGTCTCTTTGGCAGAAGCTAGGAGCAGGGTTTGGGCAGAGGCACCGGGCGAGCGGGGCCCGTGGGGGGAGCCGGGGCATGGAGGCAGACGGGCTCTCGGGGGGAGCCGGTGGCTCAGAGCTCATTGTAGAGCGGTTGGCACGGTGGGCTCAGCTTCTCCTCCAAGACGCCGTCGGGGGCACACACCCACGGGTCCTGGGTGTCCCACTGCCACTTCACCAGCTGGGCTCGAAGCACCTCCAGGATCTGGGCGTAGCGGGGGTCAGCAGCCAGGTTGCAGCTCTCGGAGGGGTCGCGGCTCTGATCAAACAGCTCCCAGCGGTCCCGGTAGTAGTACTGGTGCAGGGTCTTGTTCCAGTGGGTGGGCTGGCCGGCCCGCGTGCGGCACAGCaggtcctggaaggtgggcgAGATGTAGAAGTCCTGGTCGATGGGGAAGGGCATGCGGTAGTGGAGGTTGTGGACCAGGCGGAAGTGCCCGTGCTGCACGGCCCGCATGGGGTAGTGCATGGTGACTtcgtggaggctctggctgctgaACGCCGTTGCCCAGGCCGGCTCCGATGCCAGCGCCGGCAGCAATGACTTCCCGGTGAGCTGCACCTGTGCAGTGCCGAAGATGCTGTAGCTGGGGTAGGGGATGGAGAACCAGTCCAGGAGGGTGGGCGTGAGATCTGGGAGGGGAGACGGAGGGTGAGTCTGCTGTCAGCCAGGGCGGTGCGTGGCCCGgccagagcccagctgcagggagagggtccCCAGTGGGGCTCTGGTGCAAAGGCCTTGGGACCTGCCAGTCTTACCCAGCAGGCTGGCATAGGCCTGGCTGACCTGCCCCCAGCGAGCAGGGTGCTCGGGAGAGGAGACGAGCAGGGGCTCAGCCGTGCCCGAGCGGTACAGGTTGGTTCTGCCGCTGGGGAAGGGGATGCCGTTGTCGGAGGTGTAGATGACCAGCGTGGAGTTGAGGAACCCGGCGTGGCTCAGCTCTTCCAGGACCAGCCCGATGCCTGcgtgcagagagcagagctgggcacgCGCTCCGCAGAGGTgcagcccccacctccttccttcccccgcCGCTGAGCTGAGGATGGATGCACAAGTCCCAGCCCTGCGTGCCCCGTGCCCAGGCCCGCTGCCCCGCCGCCAACCTTGGTCCATGCGCCCGATGGTTGTGTACTGGGCGGCCAAGTCCGCACGAGCCGCAGGAGTGTCTGGAACGAAGTAAGGGACCTgcagggaggaagcagcagcaagtaAGGGCTGGAGATGCCAGGGGAAGCAGCGTGGGGGTATTAGAGCCAGCAATGTGGAAATGGGGACAGAGCCCCTGCAACCCAGCAAGCTTGGCGGGtcttcccacctcccaccctgTCCTTACCCCTTTCCAGCATCGCctcccagcaggagcccagctacatcccagagggctgggagccggcCTCGGGGCAGCTCCCGACAACCTCGTCCTACCTCCACGTCCTCCGGGCGGTACTGCTGGGGCGTCCAGTCGGGGATCCAGCCCATGCCACTCTCGCCGTTGCCGAACTTCTCGCAGAAGGGCCCGTACTGGGGCTGAGAGTGGCCGCAGCGGTGGGGGTCGTGGAAGGCGACGTACAGGAAGAACGGCCTGGACGGAGAGCGAGGCAGTGACCGTGTGTGATGGAGGCCCACGCGGCTGCACAGCCCCGGGCCACTCCTGACCCGGCTCCAGCCCTCCATCCGGACCCGGTGGTGCAGCCAGCTTGGGCCACCTCTTTATGCTgatgccagcctggggcaggcaggagtgagtTCACCTGGTTTGGGATGTGCTCGGATTTGGAAAGAGGCTTTCCCACCTGTAAAGCTGGGTCCCCTGTGCCCAGCCGAGCTGCTGGCCTGGGCTGTCCCCCTGGGGCACACGCTGGGACGTGGGCATCAGGCGCATCCTGGAGCAGGACGCAACGTCTCACCTCTCATCCTGGCTCCGGAGGAACTTGCGCACGAGCAGCTTGATGCGGGTGATGTTGCGGCCCACCTGCAGCACCGAGCCATTCTCCTCCGTGTAGGCAAAGTCGAAGGGGTACACTGCCTCCGGCCCCACGTGCTTCTTCCCGATGATCCCTGCAGCAAACGCATGGGGCAAGCAACTGCCTGAGCCCGTGGCCGGAgcgccagctgctgcccagcctcccCTGGGGACCGGGGAGGCATCGTCTTGCTCCGAAGCTACAGCAGTGGCTGGCAGATGCCCTCTAGCTATCCAGCCCCAGGCTACCCAGCAGCTGAGCAAGAACCAAAGCACCTAAATCTTTTCTCTATCAGCATAGGACCCTCCACTGCgtgtggccctgctgctgcccccctgcccgtgGCTGTCATACAGAAGCAAAGCTGGAGTTGAGCGTAGGATGTCCCAAGGGCAGCTGGGCTCGGACGCGGGCCTTGCCCTGCTGTCCTGAAGCCACAAAGTAGCCCTGACCTGTCCAAGGGCAATCTAGGATAAACACCCGCGCGGGTGCCCGTGCATGAGCCGGTCTCTGGAGGGGGCAACCGGGGAGCATCGGAGatgcttcagcagcagctgggcgcCTGTTGGCCCCTGGCTTGCCGAAGCCTGGCCAGGACTCTGCCgtacttggggtcaggaaggcattttaccccTGCCACGGACTGGTACAAACTGGGGAGGGGTCTTAGGGACACGACCTCTTGAGTAATATATTAGCAACCTTTCACAGAAGCAGGGCGTTGTGCGGTCCCCCTGCCTTCCTTGCAGCACGTTCGAGCgtggtgtcagggttgatggtggTTTTACAAAGAATTTCGATTATGGGCTGGTTTGATCGTGCCTCAGGCCAGGGTTGGATCAGACCAGGCCTCTGCAGCACCCGTCCAGCCCCGCGGCTCTAGGAGTTTCTAAGGcgggttggggggagcagggccagcgcTGCCCGCTGCTCCGCTCCCCcgcgccctgccccagctggctacCTGTCCGGATCCGCGCCTGGCCGAGCAGCAGGGGAAGGCTCTGCACCTTGTCGAAGGAGTTGAAGTGGTGCACGTCCTGGTGCAGCCCGTACATCCCGTTCTGGTGCTGCGAAACCGAGGCCTGAGATCAGCTGGGCTGGCTCacgcccctgcccccctcctgcctgcacGGTGCCAGCGGGACGGCCGCCACACACCAGCCTGGGCCAGGAGCCCCCAAGGGAACAGTTAGACAAAGCCCTCGGGAGCCCTACCCGACCTGGGGTAAGCCGGTCAGGATGCTGGCccggctgggggagcagctgctgaCGGAGGTGAAGGCGTTCTGGAAGACGAGGCTGCGCCGCGCCAGCGCGTCCAGGTTGGGGGTGGCGATGGCCGAGTTGTTGTACACGCCGCTCTCAAACCCCCCATCGTCCGCTGCACGGGGGAGACGCAcatggggtcaggggggctgcctgggcacgcggaccggggtggggggcagttggCGGAAATGCTGCACCCGGGCTtgggtgctgcccccccccgggcCCGGGGCTCGgttccctgcagggaggtgactCCGTGCCGGGCTGAGTCAGGGCTGATGCagccgcggggccgggccgggccgggccgggccgggccggggcaagGCAGGGGTCGGGGCGCTCACCCACGATGAGCAGCGCGTTGCGGGCGGCTCCGCCGGGCACCGCCAGCATCAGCAGCGCCAGCGCCAGCTGCCCGCGGACCCGCATGCCGCCGCGGGCCCCGGGCTGCGTGCGGGCAGGCTccgggcggagcggagcggagcagggCGAGGCGCTTCCAGctccggcggcggcggctcctccTCTGCCCGCATCACAtgggagcggggccgggccgggagggagggaaggacggACCCAGCGACCGGCCGGGCAAGAAGGAGCCGACTTGGCTTTGCTGCCCCGGCCCCCGCAGCTTGCACCGGGCCGTGGGGGGGGACGGGGACCCCCGGCCTGAACCCGTCCCGGGGGGTGTCCTCACCTGCTTCGTGGCTGGCTCAGGACggcacacgcacacgcacccgCACTGCTGCATAAGTGGCTCCATGTATTTGCAGCACGCCCCGAGGTGGATCTCCCCGCGCGCTCCTGGCAGCCGTGCCCAGGTAGGCTGAGGCTCCCACCTCCGTGCCAGGCGAGAGCCAGCGAGGCCATGGCAGTGCTGGGCGCACCTCGCACCGCTGGTCCCCGCGCCCCCCGAGGTGCCCGGGAGGGACCCCGCTGAGCCCGGAGGGTGCTGCCCGCGGACCCGCCATGCCCAGGCCGGCTGGGCGATGCTGCTCCTCCGGCGCGCTGCGGaggaggctgcctgtgctggggtGGCTTCCCCGCTACTCTCTGCGGTGGCTGCAGCTCGACCTCGTCGCCGGCGTGACCGTGGGCCTGACCGTCGTGCTGCAAGCCCTGGCCTACGCCGAGGTGGCcggcctgccagcccaggtgAGCAGCGCGGTTGTAGGCACGGAGTCGTCTCGGGGAGACCAACAGGGCTGAGTCCCGCTCCCTCCTTCCTCGGGCAGGGACCCCGCTCGTGGCGGGGAAATGTGCCCAGCTTCGGACTCAAGCGCTCCAAGCGCAAGCAGTTTGCTTGCCCTGTGGACAGCACCTCTCGCTTCCAGCACAGCAGGGCCGAGGCCCCCGTGGCACAGTGGTTATCCCGGTAGTAGTATTATTACGTGTTTGTAATGATGCCACAggcttcttgcctgccatgctgccgtCACAGAGGGCCTTCCCACTTCCGGAGTTAGGTCAGTGCTGCCAGGTGAGGATGCCGTGCACCCCCCCGGCGTCCTCAGCGTTTGCAAGGGGTGCCCTTCGCTGCAGGGGCACAGCGCCTGCCTAGGACCGGCTGGCTGGTCACCCATGGAGTGGTAACACCATGGTCGCAGCAGGTCCCAGGTGCCCGGGGGGTCGAGGTTGGAGCCTGACGGCTTGTACCTTCCTGGAGGTGTTTCTGAGAGCGCCTGTGCAGAGGCGATGCCTCGCACGGGAGCGCCATTCTGGAGGTGCATGTATTGTAACGGGTGCATGAGTTTTCCTCTGGTAGGTGAAGGCAGATATTCAAGGCATATCCGTAAGGCATATAAGACCTATACCTTACGGACACTGTAGTGAGGAACGGCTTGCAGCCGACCACGCTCTGTCCGTTGATCTCGTGCCGAGCAGCGAGGGCCCTGGGACGCCTCCATGGCAGAAGCGTCTGCCAGCCcgggccctggcagggctgaaTGCTCTCTTTGTCCTCGCACAGTACGGTCTCTATTCCTCCTTCGTGGGCTGCTTCGTTTACTGCCTCCTGGGCACCTCCAAAGATGTGACGCTGGGCCCCACGGCCATTATGTCGCTGCTGGTCTCTTCGTACGCCTTCCACGACCCTGCCTACGCCACCCTGCTCGCCTTCCTCTCGGGCTGCATCCAGCTAGCCATGGGCCTCCTGCACCTGGGTGAGACGCGGCAGCCCCCGCTCTGCCACCATTTCCACGCAATGCATTTTGTTATTCTGTTCAAGCGACACGCTTCCCCCATGTCTGTGCTGTCTAGCTACGGCTTGCAAAGCTTTGCTCTGCGCGTGCATGTGTGGGCGTGCTGCATTCTGTGCCTGAGACCTGCTCACTGCACCCATCTGCATCCGTTACAGGTTTCCTGCTGGACTTCATTTCCTACCCCGTCATTACAGGCTTTACGTCAGCTGCTTCAGTCGCCATTAGCTTCAGCCAGGTCAAGGTAGGCCTTTTGCTGTGGCTGTTTCTTTGGTTTAATTTGCCTAGGAGCCCTCGGGCAGCCATGCAAAATCATCCTCGGAGCATGCACGCAATGTGGCACTGCCAGCCTgccccactgctggtgcccctgagCGCCAGGCTGTCTCCATCCTCCGCGCTGCGCGTGCTGCCGGTCCTGCTGATCTGTGGGTGAACGAGGAGAGCACTTCCATGCACACTGCTGGATCGGGTCTTGTAGCCTGACTGTGCAGCTGGACCTGCTCCCCTTGGAAATAGCCCGTCCCCTCTGGCAGGAGCAAGGAGAGAGGTTGTGCCTGGACATTCACCAAAACTCTCAGCAAATGATGCCTCTGTCTGATTGCCGCTCGCCTGTGGTGGGGTGTGATTTGCTCTGAGGCACTGGGATTGGCTGCGAGGTTggactggcaggcagctgggccaGTTCCCTGGTGCCTGGGGTGGTTTTGCGCAATGCTGGGTGAGGCGGGAAGGGAGCGTTTCCTTTGTGGTTGACCGTAATCAGAGACGCAGGGCTAGAAAACAGAGACGGCAGCTCATGTCACGTGGTTGCAACCGGTGCTACGTGCAGTAGGAACCGCGGAGCTCCATGGGCCTCATCGCTGTCCTGTTCCTGTGATAGATGAGGCGTGGGGAGTCTGGGGGTGGGTTAAATGACCTGCCTTGGATTCAATGACCATTAGTGGGGAGGGctttgccagccaggctccaggggcatgggggtcgGGGCCTGCGAGCTGGTTCCCCTCTgaaccctggggctgggtggcactgggagagggcaAGGGCCAGGAGAAAAGTCCCCGTCCGGGGCTTGCAGCCTGATGGCAGCACCGTgaggagcaggtggcagggcccGCGGTGCGGTGCTGGGCAGTCACGGGGCTCTGCTCCTTTGCACAGAACATCCTGGGGCTGCGCGGCATCCCACGGCAGTTCTTCCTGCAGGTGTATGAGACTTTCCGGCGCATCGGGGAGACCAGGTCAGCGACCCTTGTCCGTCCCTTCCAGCAAAGCCCCTCAGAGCAGGGAGCACGCCTGGAAAGCTCTCAGCACCCAGGAAGGCCGGGGCATCCTCTCACCCTGGGGAGCTAATTCCTCCGGACTCTGCCCCGTGCTCGCGCAGGGCTCGTGCTCTCTGCAGCCAGTTGGACCAGACAGGAAATGGGCTCAATGCCCCAACTGCCCAAAAGGGAGGGATGGAGTCAAATTATTTCCCATTGCTCTGAGCCCGTGGCTCTGAGCTCAGCTGCTCGTATCGCCCCGCTATGGTCGCAAGCCCGGGGCGAGCAGGTAC encodes the following:
- the SGSH gene encoding N-sulphoglucosamine sulphohydrolase isoform X1, with the protein product MRVRGQLALALLMLAVPGGAARNALLIVADDGGFESGVYNNSAIATPNLDALARRSLVFQNAFTSVSSCSPSRASILTGLPQHQNGMYGLHQDVHHFNSFDKVQSLPLLLGQARIRTGIIGKKHVGPEAVYPFDFAYTEENGSVLQVGRNITRIKLLVRKFLRSQDERPFFLYVAFHDPHRCGHSQPQYGPFCEKFGNGESGMGWIPDWTPQQYRPEDVEVPYFVPDTPAARADLAAQYTTIGRMDQGIGLVLEELSHAGFLNSTLVIYTSDNGIPFPSGRTNLYRSGTAEPLLVSSPEHPARWGQVSQAYASLLDLTPTLLDWFSIPYPSYSIFGTAQVQLTGKSLLPALASEPAWATAFSSQSLHEVTMHYPMRAVQHGHFRLVHNLHYRMPFPIDQDFYISPTFQDLLCRTRAGQPTHWNKTLHQYYYRDRWELFDQSRDPSESCNLAADPRYAQILEVLRAQLVKWQWDTQDPWVCAPDGVLEEKLSPPCQPLYNEL
- the SGSH gene encoding N-sulphoglucosamine sulphohydrolase isoform X2, translating into MRVRGQLALALLMLAVPGGAARNALLIVADDGGFESGVYNNSAIATPNLDALARRSLVFQNAFTSVSSCSPSRASILTGLPQHQNGMYGLHQDVHHFNSFDKVQSLPLLLGQARIRTGIIGKKHVGPEAVYPFDFAYTEENGSVLQVGRNITRIKLLVRKFLRSQDERPFFLYVAFHDPHRCGHSQPQYGPFCEKFGNGESGMGWIPDWTPQQYRPEDVEVPYFVPDTPAARADLAAQYTTIGRMDQGIGLVLEELSHAGFLNSTLVIYTSDNGIPFPSGRTNLYRSGTAEPLLVSSPEHPARWGQISRPPSWTGSPSPTPATASSALHRCSSPGSHCCRRWHRSRPGQRRSAARASTKSPCTTPCGPCSTGTSAWSTTSTTACPSPSTRTSTSRPPSRTCCAARGPASPPTGTRPCTSTTTGTAGSCLIRAATPPRAATWLLTPATPRSWRCFEPSW